A genome region from Streptomyces sp. NBC_01296 includes the following:
- a CDS encoding helix-turn-helix domain-containing protein encodes MHEKDRQPERYVKIGNHLAQHSELSLTAIGLSTYIQSLPTGADVSIKALAQRFTEGETRIASALRELEAHGYLSRTRERLPSGQIVTRTVSYNNPPARRLKAAERPGQPPATAPAPARTQTPDPDPDPDPDPEPEPDAVVSEAELQARELLARLRLRDPRLVLSERDTVRLAPAAAVWLERGLTSSAVAAVLTRTLPMTPIHSPAGLLTHRLRELVPPRLPDPGAVRPVPPDRTARPLRTCDDCDRAFRSPTPGRCQGCAPSAGAA; translated from the coding sequence ATGCACGAGAAAGACCGGCAGCCCGAGCGCTACGTCAAGATCGGCAACCACCTCGCCCAGCACAGCGAGTTGAGCCTGACGGCGATCGGCCTGTCCACGTACATCCAGTCCCTGCCCACCGGCGCCGATGTGTCGATCAAGGCCCTGGCGCAGCGGTTCACCGAGGGCGAGACCCGCATCGCTTCGGCCCTGCGGGAACTGGAAGCCCACGGCTACCTCTCCCGCACCCGGGAGCGGCTCCCTTCGGGACAGATCGTCACCCGTACGGTGTCGTACAACAACCCGCCCGCCAGGCGGCTGAAGGCGGCGGAGCGCCCCGGACAGCCCCCCGCGACGGCACCCGCACCGGCCCGGACGCAGACTCCCGACCCCGACCCCGACCCCGACCCCGACCCGGAACCTGAACCGGACGCGGTCGTCTCCGAAGCCGAGCTGCAAGCCCGCGAGTTGCTGGCCCGGCTGCGGCTGCGCGATCCACGGCTGGTGCTGTCCGAGCGGGACACGGTGCGGCTGGCGCCCGCCGCGGCCGTCTGGCTGGAGCGCGGGCTGACCTCGAGCGCCGTCGCCGCCGTCCTGACCCGCACACTGCCGATGACGCCGATCCACTCCCCTGCGGGGCTCCTCACCCACCGCCTGCGGGAGCTGGTCCCGCCCCGGCTGCCGGACCCCGGCGCGGTGCGCCCCGTACCCCCGGACCGCACCGCGCGCCCCCTCCGCACGTGCGACGACTGCGACCGCGCGTTCCGCTCCCCCACCCCCGGCCGCTGCCAGGGCTGCGCCCCGTCGGCAGGCGCGGCTTAG
- a CDS encoding helix-turn-helix domain-containing protein: MSAEGTDESSWALDPEDESGAVVAAVGRQLKMWREAAGLDRSTFAERMGYGADLTRKIESGTRIPRPEFLDKADGVLGAGGKIAAMKVDVEKARYPKKVRDLAKLESEAVEIGSYDNGVVPGLLQTEEYIRALYAVRRPAYSEDQTERLVAARVARQDILRRHPAPLLTVVQEEAVLRRSIGGKMVLRRQLEHLLEVGQLRNVEIQVMPTAVEEHAGLAGSLKIMRLKDGTTVGHNEVQLVSRLIAEPKEVQILDMRYGMIRAQALTPRESLTFIEKVLGET, translated from the coding sequence GTGAGCGCAGAGGGTACCGACGAGTCGAGCTGGGCACTCGACCCGGAGGACGAATCCGGGGCGGTCGTAGCGGCGGTGGGACGCCAGTTGAAAATGTGGCGGGAGGCGGCCGGACTCGACCGATCCACTTTCGCTGAACGGATGGGTTACGGGGCGGACCTGACCCGCAAGATCGAGAGTGGCACCCGCATTCCGCGTCCGGAGTTCCTGGACAAGGCGGACGGGGTTCTCGGAGCGGGCGGAAAGATCGCCGCGATGAAGGTGGACGTCGAAAAGGCCCGCTACCCCAAGAAGGTCCGGGATCTGGCCAAGTTGGAATCCGAGGCGGTGGAGATCGGGTCCTACGACAACGGCGTGGTCCCGGGCTTGCTTCAGACCGAGGAGTACATCCGTGCCCTCTACGCGGTGAGGCGCCCTGCCTACTCGGAGGACCAGACCGAGCGTCTGGTCGCGGCGAGGGTGGCGCGCCAGGACATCCTCCGGCGACATCCGGCCCCGTTGCTGACCGTCGTGCAGGAGGAGGCTGTCCTCCGACGGTCCATCGGGGGCAAGATGGTGTTGCGCCGCCAACTGGAGCACCTGCTGGAGGTCGGCCAGTTGCGCAACGTGGAGATCCAGGTGATGCCCACTGCGGTGGAGGAGCACGCCGGTCTCGCGGGATCACTGAAGATCATGCGCCTCAAGGACGGAACGACAGTCGGGCACAACGAAGTTCAGCTGGTCAGCCGCTTGATCGCTGAACCCAAAGAGGTCCAGATCCTGGACATGCGCTATGGCATGATCCGAGCGCAGGCTCTGACGCCTCGCGAATCTCTGACGTTCATCGAGAAGGTACTGGGGGAGACATGA
- a CDS encoding DUF397 domain-containing protein: MSIKQSAEGLSTLTWVKSSYSTNDGPDCVEVAWTKSSYSASDSNDCVEVARTSGTVLVRDSKRPDNGRLAVTPGAWVGFVTHATA; encoded by the coding sequence ATGAGCATCAAGCAGTCGGCCGAGGGCCTCTCCACACTGACGTGGGTCAAGAGCAGCTACAGCACCAATGACGGACCCGACTGCGTCGAAGTCGCCTGGACCAAGAGCAGCTACAGCGCCAGCGACAGCAACGACTGCGTCGAGGTCGCCCGGACCTCGGGGACCGTCCTCGTCCGGGACTCCAAGCGGCCCGACAACGGGCGGCTGGCCGTCACTCCGGGTGCCTGGGTCGGGTTCGTCACTCACGCCACCGCGTGA
- a CDS encoding esterase/lipase family protein, protein MSGTPSGKDAQAEQISGSLIAAAPLSSPPPITVPVHQRDTEWELPNGFAWVYYGEGTDSVQKPVIMADGFNLGRSNLQWLAQGLDGGEYKFLSALRKQGRTVILVGFDERTAPIQKNAETVMAAIQQTLGERVGDDRLTVGGFSMGGLITRYALAKLETQRMDHQTELYFSYDTPHRGAVIPIGLQAFAHFIPQDNDFARQMNSPAARQMLWRHYDTATDKSGIDPLRTQLLEELDRMGGWPMIPRKIAVANGTGDGMGLSIPPGDMALKSTGLIAFPGTTFYTQAAGDNVTVAELKRLLPPASKKVTTSGFPELDGAPGGTLASYKIVADELVKKGGKVDLRHEAICFVPTVSAVAIRNIDKQEDLYAKVASLDPNESELDEFFWSSATTPHTAITRELCEWIIERLP, encoded by the coding sequence ATGTCCGGAACCCCGAGCGGCAAGGACGCCCAGGCGGAACAGATCAGCGGAAGCCTGATCGCAGCGGCCCCCCTGAGTTCGCCGCCGCCCATCACGGTCCCCGTGCATCAGCGCGACACGGAATGGGAGCTGCCGAACGGCTTCGCCTGGGTCTACTACGGCGAGGGCACCGACTCCGTCCAGAAGCCGGTGATCATGGCCGACGGCTTCAACCTCGGCCGAAGCAATCTGCAGTGGCTCGCCCAGGGCCTGGACGGCGGGGAGTACAAGTTCCTGTCCGCCCTGCGCAAGCAGGGACGCACCGTGATCCTGGTCGGATTCGACGAGCGCACCGCGCCGATCCAGAAGAACGCCGAGACCGTGATGGCGGCGATCCAGCAGACCCTCGGGGAGCGCGTCGGTGACGACCGGCTGACCGTCGGCGGCTTCAGCATGGGCGGCCTGATCACCCGCTACGCGCTGGCCAAGCTGGAGACGCAGCGGATGGACCACCAGACCGAGCTGTACTTCTCCTACGACACACCGCACCGCGGCGCCGTGATCCCGATCGGCCTGCAGGCGTTCGCGCACTTCATCCCGCAGGACAACGACTTCGCGCGGCAGATGAACAGCCCGGCGGCCCGGCAGATGCTCTGGCGCCACTACGACACCGCGACCGACAAGAGCGGGATCGACCCGCTGCGCACCCAGCTGCTGGAGGAGCTGGACCGGATGGGCGGCTGGCCGATGATCCCGCGCAAGATCGCGGTGGCCAACGGCACCGGCGACGGCATGGGCCTCAGCATCCCGCCCGGCGACATGGCACTGAAGAGCACCGGCCTGATCGCCTTCCCCGGCACGACCTTCTACACCCAGGCCGCCGGCGACAACGTCACGGTCGCCGAGCTGAAGCGGCTGCTCCCGCCCGCCTCGAAGAAGGTCACCACCAGCGGCTTCCCCGAGCTGGACGGCGCACCGGGCGGCACCCTCGCGTCCTACAAGATCGTGGCGGACGAGCTGGTGAAGAAGGGCGGCAAGGTCGACCTGCGGCACGAGGCCATCTGCTTCGTCCCGACCGTCAGCGCGGTGGCGATCCGCAACATCGACAAGCAGGAGGACCTGTACGCGAAGGTCGCCTCGCTCGACCCGAACGAAAGCGAGCTGGACGAATTCTTCTGGTCCTCGGCCACCACCCCGCACACCGCGATCACCCGGGAGCTGTGCGAGTGGATCATCGAGCGGCTCCCGTAG